The sequence below is a genomic window from Nostoc flagelliforme CCNUN1.
TGATCGGCTTAGATTCCCGACTTCTCTAAGAAATCGGGAATCTTTTAGATAAAGCTAAATTCTCCCTCAAAAATCCCTGATGTAGACAAATAGTTTAACTATTGCTAAACAAGGTGGGCTATTTACCCACCTAATAATTGGGACTTTTCAAGAAACTCTAACTGCAATCTATGAAATTAAGAGTGAGTTTCTAACGGATTCGCAATGTATTTGAATGTTGGCTCAGAATTCCAAGGGCCACGCTCATCTTGACCATTATCGTCTGTAGATAGGTTGTAGTAAAGAGCAACAGTTTCATCTGGCTTAATATTACCAAAGAACGGATCTGTCAACTTACCCAGCGAATCTAGAGCTTTCATAAACATCTGGGTATGAGAAATTTCTCGTGTTAACAGATGAACTAAAGTCTCTTGGGTTCCTTTGTCAGTTGCCAACTTAATTAACTCTTCGTAAGTCTGACGAGCGCCAGCTTCAGCTGCAACGTTAGCTCTCAAATCACGCACTACATCTCCACCTTCATTCAAGTAATTTGCAGTCCAAGCATTACCCTGACTATCTAGAAAATGAGGCCCAATCCCTCGGACTGCAAAGAGAGTACTTTTATAAGCCTCTGTTTGATCCGTATTTTTAGTATGAGCTTCAATGAGTTTACCAACCATTTCTAAATGGCTGAATTCCTCGATCGCAATGTCTTGAAGCATGTCTTTAATTCCAGCATTCTCGACATGGAATGATTGAACCCAATATTGAAGTGCTGCACTAAGTTCTCCAGTAGCTCCGCCAAACTGCTCTAAAAGCAACTGAGCAAAACGAGGATTTGGTTCAGTAACGTTAACTGCATGAATAGGCTCTTTTTTGTGAAAAAACATAGATTTACACTTCCAAAAATTATGATTTTACAGAATTGACAAATTATTTTATTGTCTCCTAGCATTTTTCAAGATATAACTTCTCGAACTGGTTAACTAGAAGACCAATAAAATACAGTAGTCATGTCAGTGTTGATAACTGCCAATCAGGGATTAAGCATTGCTGCTTCTTCTGATTAATCCCCATAGATAAATAGCAACGATTGCGCCAACCACAGCCACTAAAATACCTGGAATAGTTAAGCCAGCGCCAGCCGCAGTAATTTGCAGAGTTCCTGTTCTTAGTAGGGTAAACAGACTTCCACCGACGAAAGCCCCAATAATACCCAAAATCATTGTGGAGAGAATTCCACCACCTTGATAACCAGGATAAATAGCTTTAGCGATGGCACCTGCCAAAAGTCCTAAAACTACCCAAGCAAGAATACTCATAACTGCCTCAACAATCTCACTTGTATCTAAGTTATCAACTCTGATTCACAATTCTTTCTACCAGATGGGATAAATGCTAAATCCAAAAGTTAGACAAAAAACTTTACATCAAGATTAAGATGGAAATTTTCATTTATTTATAGCATAAAAATGCTATATGAAAGTTTTGCCAGATAAATCAGGAGTTATTGAATACACAAGTCTAAACGTTAATTTTCTATAGAACTAGATACAAATACATTACTCAATTATATTTTTTTATATCTATCTTAAGATTGAAAAATTAATCTAACTTTTTGGAGATGCGTTAAAATAGTTCGTAATTAGAAATTTGTAATTAGTTAAATCCCCTCAATCGTTATTTTTAAGGTAGATCGAGGGGATAAATAATATGTGGCGGACATTTGTAGAAGTGGTATCAAATAGCGCGGGAGAATTTTGTCTGTCGCGTTCTTGTATGAGTATCAAAGATGACGGCAATATTTCTGACTAATAATCTACCGATGTCTGTAATCTGAATCTGATTTTTTGATAAATTGACTAGTCCATCGGCTTCTAATGGTTTTAACGCCTCTAGTTCCTCAGAGAAATATTCATCAAAATTGATATCATATTTGTTTTCAATGTCTTGCTTATGCAACTGAAAGTGAGACATAATACCCATAATCACATCCCGTCTGATGATGTCATTTTGAGTAAGTTTGATACCTTTGCTAATCGGTAAAGCATCTGCTGCAACTGCCTGATAATAATCTTTTAATTCTTTGTGGTTTTGAGCGTAAGCATCTTCTAGCATACTTATAGATGTAGAACCAAAACCAAACAATTCTGTCTCAGCGTGGGTAGTGTAGCCCTGGAAATTGCGTTTGAGAGTGCCATTGCGTTGAGCGATCGCTAGTTCATCATTAGTTTTAGCAAAATGATCCATTCCAATAAATAGATATTGGTTACTCGTCAATTCTTCAATGGTCATTTTCAGAATTTCTAACTTTTCCTCTGCTGGGGGTAGCGCCTCTTGAGGAATATTTTTTTGTGTAGGTTTGATCCACGGTATATATGCAAAGTTAAAGACAACAATTCGGTCAGGGTCTAACTCAACAGTCTTTTTCAACGTCTCCCGAAATGTTTCGCGGGTTTGATAAGGTAAACCATAAATAAGGTCTACATTCACACTTTCAAACTTAGCTTCTTTAACCCAACTCATGACATCAAATAGCATTTCTACTGGCTGGACACGATTGATAGCTACTTGAACTTGGCTATTAAAATCCTGAATGCCAAAACTAATACGGTTAAATCCAATTTCTCTCAGAAAGAAAATGTAGTTTTTATCAATATAACGAGGATTAATCTCAATTGAGATTTCTGCTTGTGGATCGATGTTGAAATGGCGATTGATATTTTTCCATAAAAATTCTATTTGGTCACGATCTAAGTAATTAGGAGTACCGCCTCCCCAGTGGATTTGCAGCACTTTTCTGTCTGGATCGATTAAAGCTGCGGTGTTTTTGATGTCTTGAGCCAAAGATTCTACATAAGGCTTGGCAATATTCTTGTTGTTGGAAATTACCGTGTTACAGCCGCAGAAATAGCAAGCACTTTGGCAAAAGGGGATATGGAAATATAAACTCATAGGAGTTTTCCGTTGATTCGATGCTGCGATCGCGGCCTTAAAATCAGTTTCAGTGAATGTTTCACTTAACTCTGTAGCGGGCGGGTAACTGGTGTATCTAGGTGCGCGAGTGTCGTACTTTTGAATCAAATCCAGATCAAACTTGACACCAGGTAATAGAAAAACCATTGAGTTGCTTTCCAATGAATGAGGGGAGTAGGGGAGGCAGGGGGAGCAGGGGAAGCAGAGGAGGCAGGGGGAGAATGACAAATGACAAATGACTAATGACTAATGAGTTAGGCTATTAAACATAACTTGACCGAGTGCTTTAATTAAATTTCCTTCTAACTCTTGAGCCATCTGTAAATTGAACCCAAAGGCATTATTAGCTTCTGCAACAATCCCTTCTGCTGTTATATCATCAACTGGTAATTCATTTAATGCCTGACGATACTTATCTTTAAATGCCTTTTTGTCAGGAATTTGCTCAAAATTGTAAAAGGATGTGCCTTCATAGCCAGAAAGCTTCAGGGTTGACTGAGCAACTTTTTGTAGCATTTGACCCCCAGAAAGATCGCCCATGTAGCGAGTGTAGGCATGACCTAGCAATAAGACTGGTTCACTAACAGAAATTTCCCGAATGCGGTCAATGTACTTTTGGGCAGCAGGTGAAGGTGTAACTTGCTCTCTCCAATTATCCCCATAATAGAACACCATGTCTTTTTCGAGCGAGGATTGGCGATTAAGTTCGGGAAAGTAAACCGCACTAATCACAGGATTCTCTATATGGCTCTTTAATGCCGCTTCTAGTTCGCTGTAGACGTAATACAAGTTGCTTAAGAACTTGGCGAAGCAGTCTCTATCCACAACTCCTTTCAGAAAACATTTCATGAATCCCACATTTTCTGCTGATGTATGGGCTTGTTGAGTTCCAGAGCGCAGTTTGATAGCTAGATTACTACTCATTGTTGCTTCCTTTACGTTCAAGGCTAGGCTTCTGGGCAGTCACCTACTCAGGATGCCTGCCAGTGCCAGCTAAAAGATTGTTATTCTAGGTTTCGAGAGGATCTGCATCACTCTATCTGGTAAGTACCACTGCCGATGTAGATCCCAACTATTTTTATTTCTCCTAAGATTATTTAACTATTAATTTATATATAACTATAAAGATATTAGTATTTATTTAGGTTTTTCTGATTTTCACCATTAGGCACATCCTACTCAAGTAGTAACAAAACTGATTGGCGGATAGGCATTTAAACTCTCCTAAAACAACGGGTCATAAGTTTATTTCTCACAATTTACTCTCAATAATTTAACTGATGTCTACAAACAACTATTTATGCTTAGATAACTTTTAAAGGATGAAATAATCAAAGGATTCTTATGGTTAAGTCTCTGGAAACTTCCCAACCTGAGTTGCTAAAACCAGGTGTAAAAGCGCCTGTTCAAGAAACATTATTAACACCCCGGTTTTATACCACTGACTTTGAAGCTGCGGCGCAGTTAGATATTTCGTCCCAGGAAGCTGAGTTACTGGCAATTGTAGAGGAGTTACGAGCTGACTATAACCGTCATCACTTTGTCCGTGATGAAGAATTTCAGCAGTGCTGGGATCACATTGATGGGGAAACACGCGTCGCTTTTATTGACTTTCTGGAACGTTCCTGCACCTCAGAGTTTTCTGGGTTTCTGCTGTTTAAAGAATTATCACGCCGTCTGAAAAACCGCAATCCGATTTTGGCGGATGCTTTTAATTTTATGGCGCGGGATGAAGCACGCCATGCGGGATTTTTAAATAAGTCAATGGCAGATTTTAATCTTTCCCTCGACTTAAGTTATTTAACCAAAAATCGCACTTATACCTTCTTTCCGCCAGAGTGGATTATTTACACAGTCTACCTGTCTGAGAAAATTGGCTACTGGCGCTACATCTTGGTGTATCGGCACATGGAGAAACATCCAGAACATCAAATTTATCCACTATTCCGTAAGTTTGAAAGTTGGTGTCAGGATGAAAATCGACATGGAGATTTTTTCAAAGCACTGCTGCGATCGCAACCTCAACTATGGAACAATTGGAGAGCTAGATTATGGGTGCGTTTCTTTTTGCTGAGTGTTTTTGCTACTCACACATTGACAGTATTTGAACGCGCAACCTTTTATCAATCCATTGGGATAGATCCGCGCGAATATAATACCAGAGTCATTCAAGAGACGAATAACACTGCTGCACGGGCATTTCCCCTGATTTTGAATACAAATCACCCAGAGTTCTTCCGGCGGTTGGAAAAGTGTTCTGACCTTAATCTGAAACTAGCAGAGATTAATAACAGCGATGCCTACGGCGGCAAGCTACGCTCACCAATTTTCAAATTCTGCCAAAAATTACCCTTGATAGCCTCCATTGTTGGGCATCTATTGCAGACTTACCTAATCAAACCTGTTGATGCTGAGTCATTGAGAGGGACAGTTCATTAACTAGTAACTGTATATATCAACTGAATCTACAAGTCTTATTTGGGAATCTCTTCACTCGAATTCTATAAGTTATACCTCTTTCCCGCCAGAGAATGAATTCTCTGGCTAATAGCGCAAGTCCACTCAAGTGGACTCCAATCCTTATTGAGTCTTCTTTAGAAGATAGCCCCAGAATTCATGATACTGCTGGCGAATTGGTAGGGAGTGTAACCCATCAGCCTCAATCCATCTTAATTTCTTTAATTTCAGTGCGTTTAAACGCACTTTAGCTATTAGCCCGCAATTTATTGCAGGGCGGGAAAGCAACGCAAAACCAAGATTTTAGGGATGGGGAGTTTAACCCCTCGCAAATTGACCAACAGTATCATTCATTATGAGGCGGTTGTTGTGGCTGGTACAAGTTCTGAGATAACCAATTGCATGGTTTCCACAGCGACATATTTTAATACCAATTCTCTCTAAATTTTGAGTAGACGCCCCCTTCCCCATGCCTCAATTCTGTAGAACCTGTGCGATCGCCTCAGAAATCGGTAAGCCAGGACTGCGTTCTAACCAGAAAAACTCACCTACTGGGTTAACCTCAAGAAATACATGACGACCATCAGGAGTCAAAATAATATCGATAGCTCCGTAGTTCAAACCAAATTCTGCCATGAGTTTGAGCAGTTTCTCTTCAACATCTTCAGGCAGAGTGTATGGTTCCCAAGCGTCGAGTAAGGCAATTCCCTGTTTGCGCCAGTCGTAACGCGCCTTATCCAAAGCTTGAGAATCAACCGCCGCCGTCAACGCACGTTTGCCTACAATAATTGTCCGCAATTCCAATGCTTTAGGAATTTTTTCTTGAAATGTCATTGGGCAGAAACGTAATCCATCGAGGTTATCCAGATCCTCAGATGAAATTGGATTCGTAAACACAACTTTTTCTCGTCCTTGTTCATCGTAAATAGCGAAGGAAGAGAGCATCTTTGTAATCATTCCCTCCTTACACTCTTGGGCAAATTGCTTTACTGCCACTGAATTGTTTGTAGTTAGAGTACGTGGCGTATCTAGACCGATCTCTCGCGCTATTCGTAATTGCAGTTGCTTATTTTCGGCTCGGCGAATATTTGGTAGAGGGTCGAGATGGAAGCCCTTAATACTGGCAATCATTCCGTCGATGGTGACGCGAGATTCTTTGAGCGAGGCTTGTCTAAGTTGCTTGTCCATCGAGTCGGGAATTCTTGACCCAATTGCAATGCGGCGATACCAAACTGCTGACACTTCATTCAAATCTAATGTCTGGTTTTCAACGCTTAGAGTAACTCGCTCACTTTTAGCATAGTAAACATCTAAGGTTATTTCTGTGGGAAATCGGTCTGTGTCAAAACGAAATGCTTTCCCTCCTTGGGCTTCAATTGCCTGAATAACTAGAGGAATACTTTCGTTGTCTTGGCTGTGAGTAATGATTAAAACAGTCACGTTGCTTTGCTCCGAATTAAAAATTAAAAATTAACAAGTTCCTAAATTTATAAAAGTCTTCAAAGCTTTGCCCTTCCAAAAATCTGGCAAAGAAGGGTACTGCTTGTGAATTCAGTTCTTCTGGTTTATTTTCAGACATAATTTCTCCTACGGTTAAGTAAAGATACATATATACTCAAATCAATAATACTACATAGAATTTCATCTATGTAAGCCTAAACTTCATTTGTAATTATTTGTAATACTTATGTGAATATAGTGACTTTATTGTTCCCTTTATGGACAATTAATATCAAAATCTCAAGTTACCCCTCTTCTGTCACTCTCCGAAAACTTTTGCCATTTCTGAATTCTAGAGCTTTTGTATAGCCTGCGATCGCGCGATTATTTCCTAATAACAAATACAAGACCGATTTTTTTCTAATAGTATAGCTTGTATTCATTGCCTCATGAGGCTTCTAGCGATCGCCCTCACGGAAAGTGACAAAAGAGGGTTACAGCATTTACGCCTGTTATAAGGTACAGTAGCAGCAACTAGCAAACCAGTTTCTTAAATGTTGAGGATTTATTAAGTCGAGTGCAGCTGAGATTAGTTGATCAACCATCTCTGTTGTAGTTGGAGCAAAACTGCGTAAAAAAGATTTAAGTTGTGACCACCATAATTCAATTGGATTAAAATCGGGGGAGTATGAGGATAAACAAATAACTTTCGCACCTACAGCTTCAATCATTGGCACAATTGAATCTAGTTTGTGCGCGGATAAATTATCCATTACTACTACTGCTCCTGACCATAAATGTGGTACTAAAAACTTTTCAATAAATAATTCAAATGCAACGCCATCCATTGAACCATTCATTGTCATTAATGCAACTACTTTTTTAATACTAATTGCTCCAATTACTGTGACTTTTGAGCCTCTATAGAACGGGTTGAGAGAGTAAGCTCTTGTTCCCATTTGTGAACGCGCATGAGTCCTCGTTAACCCAAGTAGGACACCAGTTTCATCTAAAAATACTAAGTTTTCTGGCTCTATATGTTTGACCTTTTCCCAATAATCTAATCTTAAATTCAGGACTCTCTCTGTTCCTGCTTGGGTACTCCGCTTCGTTTTTTTTTCCGATTTAATCCTAATTTTTGTAACGCACGACACATTGCACTTTGACCTACCCAATTGCCAGTCTTGTCTGCAAATAATTCACACAACTCTATCAATGTTGCATCTGGATGTGATTCAACTAATTCTCTCAACTCTGTGTCAGCATTTGTTAAATGACTAAATTGTGGCTTTCCTCGCGGCTTGGGTTGTAAATTTCCTTCAAGTTTTTGTTGTTTTACCAGCTTTTGTACTAAACTCTTTGACACGGAAAATATGTTGGCTACTTTCCTGATTGAAATATTTTTTTGAAGATGTGCTGCAACTATTTTTTCTCGAAGATCGACAGAGTAGGATTTCATTTAAAAGTATTTATATTTTAATCTAGTGTACCTTATAGCAGGCGGAAGTGCTGTAATAAACTTTGTAATTTAAAATTTTCAAAGTTTTGAAAGGCATAGCCTAATTTGTTAATTAGCTTGAGTTTATTATTAATTCCTTCCTAATGATTCAGATCATTCATCCCTGGTAGGTTAATCATTTGCTCTAGGGGAAATCTTATCACTAGCATCCTGAAACCTAAATTTTTATATTTTAATTACAGATGAAACATTCTTACTCAAGTCTGAAAAAGCTAAAAATATTTACTACGTAGGACTTTGACGGATTATGATATGATTTTATTCCATCACTTCAAGAATTTTTCTCTTTTTTACATAAAGGGAGTGATAAAACAGATTTAACTTAATCTTATCCTTATTTTTATTTGTTCTTAGTTGTGTCAAGACCTTTAATGCAATATATTTGATTGAATCAGTATTAAATCTTCTATAAAAACCCGATTTAATTTTTGAAAAGCTTTACCACTGGTAGCTTTGAGCGACCTAAATCAGAGCTTCAGTATACTTAAAAATATTAATACCGGACTCTTAGTAGTTGTATGTAATATTGTCAAAACAGGTTTAAGGATTCAGCCTGACTGTTTGATATCCTACTCACTAAACCAGGATCAACTTTATGTATCGATTCGAGATCACTGCATACACGCAGACGGGTGAATCCATCGGTCTTGTCGGTTCGACTCCAGAGTTGGGACTGTGGGACATCGTGAAATGTGTCCATCTGCGTACAAGTGGCGATCGCTATCCTTTATGGTGGACAGATAAAATTGACATTCAGCAGTCTTTATCGGGCGATGGACAGATTGAATACAAGTACATACGTCTTGATGCAAAGGGTAATGCCCGATGGGAGAGTTTACTAGATACAAATCGCTGGATTCCCATTGAGCCTAACGATCATTCCAGCACAATTATTGTGGATGATGGCGCATTCGGTTATTTACAACCTTACCCCTTTGGATACCTTAAGGAGCCTGCTGTCAAAATGCCCGTGGAAGAAGGGGCTGAAAGGCTGAAAATTATAGTAATTGGCAGTTCCGTAGCATTAGGTTATAGAGCCTGGTTTTTGAAAGGTTGGGTCTGGCTGTTGGCACAAGCTTTACAGCAAAAATATGGGCATAAACTCGTGAATGTATCGGAAGTGGGGGCGAATGTCAGCAGAACGATCGCTCGATTTGGCTCAGTTGTCACCCCAGAACAACCGGATGTCGTAATCATTGGCCTGTCTCTGGGGAACGAAGGGTTAGCTTACTGTCCCCCTCACGAACGACGAGCAGTACAGCGACGGTTTGAAAGTGGCTTGCAGCAACTTGTAAAAATGACGCGGGACATCGGGGCAATTCCAATTCTGGGCGGTGTTTATCCTAATGGCGATTATTCCCAGGAGCATTACTGGCTGATCCGAGACACACACAACCGAATGCTAAGTTGGGGCGTACCTGTACTGGATTGGTTGGCAGCTGTGGATGATGGGCAAGGACGATGGAAAGCGGGGATATCCTTCGATCCGGCTCACCCGAACACGGTTGGTCATAGCCTCATGTATCAGCAGATCGACCAGCACCTCTTCGACATCGACAAAGACAAATTAGCAAAAGAAAAACAACACTTCCGGCAACCGAAGGAATTTCCCATTTACTTTGACAATGCGGGCTTTCATGTCTCTGTCTGTATGGAAGAGAAGCGTTTACGGATTGTTAATCCATCACAATACAGCTACACGATCGCTCCCTATTGGCAGGAACTACAAACTGCACTGCAAAGTAAGGCTGGATTGATACCGGGTATCTACATTGCGAAGGATGTCCAACCAGGGACGCTCCCCTTCTTTGCTGTAGAGAATGGCGCGATCGCAAGTACAATAAACATTCCCCCTGGTGCCGACCTAGAATATACCACCGCCTTCAATATCTTTTCGCCAAGCAATGTTTTATTCTATGACGGGCATCTGGGGATTTTGCAAGCAGATGAACACCACCTCTGGGTAATCAACGAATCAGATAACGAGTACAATATTCAGCCGATGTGGACGGAAGTTTGCAACGCACTTAAAGCGATGCCATCGGGTGTCTATGAAGATCCGCTTTATCCCGATGCCCCCTTTCGCACAATGATGATTGGCAAAGATGGGCTAGAGAGCCGGGTGAAAGCACCACCTAAGTCTGCGATGCTTTTCCAATACAAATGCAAATTATCGGATATCAGCCGTGTAGCTATTCTTCCCCTTGGCGATCGCTGTGCCGTCCGCATGATGCTATATAAGATGGAGTACGATGGCCCTGCCTTTCCCTTTGATCTAACGCGCACCACCAATATTGGAGATGTTGCCGATGCGATCGAAAACGGTTTTGATGATATGTGGAACCCTGCTTTTCTGCACTACAGTCCCGATGCAGGCAGAATTTACCACAGTAAGTGGTCAGGTTTATCCTTTGCCCATGAAGTCGAGGAGACAGACGACCCAACCAGCGATATGTCTCCCGTCCATGAACGGATGCGCGTTCGTTATACGGCAAGGTCTGAAAGGTTTTGGTACGCACTGCGGCATTGCGATAAAGTGCTTTTTGTTCGCACAGGAATTAGCGATCGCGGTGGTGTGATAGATTTAGTCAACAAGCTACAAAAACAATGCCAGGGGAAACCATTTCATCTCTTGCTTCTTTCTCCCCAAAGTGATGATGAGTTTTTAGACCTTCCTAATGTGCTGCACTACAATGTCGAGTTTAATCCTGATTGCATGTATGACGATTTGGGGCACTGGATGTATTGCACAGAGGTAATGCGAGGTATTTTGGAATCCCTTGGTGTGTCTAGCAAAAATCTCTTTTGGTGTCCGCCGAAAATACCGAAGGGGTGAGAAACTGGGTAGGAGCGTTCGCATTTGTTATTTCGGCGATCGCATTTGTTAGGGAACTCCAAAAAATAAATTATCCCAATTTCTAGACTCAACACTACTGTTTTTGCCCCCTGCCCCCTTGCTCCCTGCTCTCCTTCCCTAAATGCGTTCGCGTAGCGTCCCGCAGGGATGGGATATTTTTTTAGTTGGAAGTCCTTTATTTCGGCGAACTCATTTGCTATTTTGGCGACTGGGTTGTTTGAGTGGCTGTGAAATGATCTGCCGACTACTTACAGCTTGCTTTTGTCGCAAATCATCACAAATTGCTTGTAAGTCGTAGTTGAAAGCCTTTGCATGTTCTTCTCGAATTCTATAAATCTCTTCAATAATTTTATCTTTCCACATATCTACTCTCCCATTAGTTCATAGCGTGTACAAAGGGTTGACAACTCTTATCCGGCATCAAGACTGATTTGGGCTAGCTTCTTCTGGATTTGAGCATTGGCAAGTTGAAAATTTCTAGGTCTAGTTCAGCGTTGACGATCGCTATCCTCGAAATAGCTCAACCACCGTCGGCTTAGTAACTTTCCCCATAGCGTTGCGCGGTAATTCTTTAACTATCAAAATTTGGCTTGGCACTTTATAGACAGCCAATCGCTCTTTTGCCCAACTCCTAAAAGATTCTAATGTTAAAGGTTGTGCCCCTTGCAATACTAACGCAGCACAAACCCGTTCACCCCACTCTAAATCAGCAACCCCAACCACTGCACATTCCTGAATATCTGGATGCGATCGCAATACTTCTTCAATTTCTAAAGCCGAAACTTTATACCCTCCCGTTTTGATAATATCCACACTCATCCGGCCCAGAATGCGGTAGTTGCCATTCTCAACTACGGCGGTATCTCCAGTACGGAACCAGCCATCTTGGAAGGCTTTGGCGGTTGCTTGGGGGTTTTGCCAATATTCTAGAAACACTCCGGGGCCTTTAACTTGGATTTCTCCTGGTGTTCCGGCTGGAACTAACTCCCCGTTCTCATCTACTAATCTCACTTCAACTTCAGGTAGTGGCTTCCCCACATATCCAGACAACCGTTCACCGTGTAAAGGGTTCGATAGCGCCATACCAATTTCAGTCATGCCATAGCGCTCAAGCAGAAAATGGCCGCTGATGGTTTGCCATTTTTCTAAAACTTGAACTGGTAACGCTGCCGAGCCAGAAACCATCAGGCGCATCTTAGCACAGCCTTCTGACATACTTTTTTGGCGTTCCTTAGAGGCTGTTTCCCAAGCAGCAATTAGCTTTACATAAATTGTTGGTACTGCCATGAATAGGGTTAAGTTACCGTCACAAATTCGGTTCCAAACGGTTTCGGCATCAAACTTGCTCAACAGATGACACTCCGCGCCAGCCCATAAAGCACAAGTCAGGACGTTAACAATTCCATGAATATGATGTAGTGGCAGTATATGTAAAATGCGATCATCCGATGTCCATTCCCAAGCGGTAGTTAAGCTAGTGACTTGCGCTTGAATATTTTGATGGGTTGTAACTACACCTTTGGGTTTACCTGTCGTACCGCTAGTGTAGAGAATTAAGGCGCGTCTAGTAATATCGACCTCTGGAAGCAAAGCAATATCAGATGGGAGCGTTTCTGAGGTGAGGATGAATCTCAAATTATGTGCTTCGGCGAGCGATCGCAGTATACCCTCAAAATTAGGATGAGCAACAA
It includes:
- a CDS encoding manganese catalase family protein yields the protein MFFHKKEPIHAVNVTEPNPRFAQLLLEQFGGATGELSAALQYWVQSFHVENAGIKDMLQDIAIEEFSHLEMVGKLIEAHTKNTDQTEAYKSTLFAVRGIGPHFLDSQGNAWTANYLNEGGDVVRDLRANVAAEAGARQTYEELIKLATDKGTQETLVHLLTREISHTQMFMKALDSLGKLTDPFFGNIKPDETVALYYNLSTDDNGQDERGPWNSEPTFKYIANPLETHS
- a CDS encoding MvdD family ATP-grasp ribosomal peptide maturase — protein: MTVLIITHSQDNESIPLVIQAIEAQGGKAFRFDTDRFPTEITLDVYYAKSERVTLSVENQTLDLNEVSAVWYRRIAIGSRIPDSMDKQLRQASLKESRVTIDGMIASIKGFHLDPLPNIRRAENKQLQLRIAREIGLDTPRTLTTNNSVAVKQFAQECKEGMITKMLSSFAIYDEQGREKVVFTNPISSEDLDNLDGLRFCPMTFQEKIPKALELRTIIVGKRALTAAVDSQALDKARYDWRKQGIALLDAWEPYTLPEDVEEKLLKLMAEFGLNYGAIDIILTPDGRHVFLEVNPVGEFFWLERSPGLPISEAIAQVLQN
- a CDS encoding biliverdin-producing heme oxygenase; this translates as MSSNLAIKLRSGTQQAHTSAENVGFMKCFLKGVVDRDCFAKFLSNLYYVYSELEAALKSHIENPVISAVYFPELNRQSSLEKDMVFYYGDNWREQVTPSPAAQKYIDRIREISVSEPVLLLGHAYTRYMGDLSGGQMLQKVAQSTLKLSGYEGTSFYNFEQIPDKKAFKDKYRQALNELPVDDITAEGIVAEANNAFGFNLQMAQELEGNLIKALGQVMFNSLTH
- a CDS encoding helix-turn-helix domain-containing protein, which encodes MKSYSVDLREKIVAAHLQKNISIRKVANIFSVSKSLVQKLVKQQKLEGNLQPKPRGKPQFSHLTNADTELRELVESHPDATLIELCELFADKTGNWVGQSAMCRALQKLGLNRKKKRSGVPKQEQRES
- a CDS encoding microviridin/marinostatin family tricyclic proteinase inhibitor, which produces MSENKPEELNSQAVPFFARFLEGQSFEDFYKFRNLLIFNF
- a CDS encoding GlsB/YeaQ/YmgE family stress response membrane protein, which encodes MSILAWVVLGLLAGAIAKAIYPGYQGGGILSTMILGIIGAFVGGSLFTLLRTGTLQITAAGAGLTIPGILVAVVGAIVAIYLWGLIRRSSNA
- a CDS encoding IS630 family transposase, which encodes MSCVTKIRIKSEKKTKRSTQAGTERVLNLRLDYWEKVKHIEPENLVFLDETGVLLGLTRTHARSQMGTRAYSLNPFYRGSKVTVIGAISIKKVVALMTMNGSMDGVAFELFIEKFLVPHLWSGAVVVMDNLSAHKLDSIVPMIEAVGAKVICLSSYSPDFNPIELWWSQLKSFLRSFAPTTTEMVDQLISAALDLINPQHLRNWFASCCYCTL
- the acsF gene encoding magnesium-protoporphyrin IX monomethyl ester (oxidative) cyclase, translating into MVKSLETSQPELLKPGVKAPVQETLLTPRFYTTDFEAAAQLDISSQEAELLAIVEELRADYNRHHFVRDEEFQQCWDHIDGETRVAFIDFLERSCTSEFSGFLLFKELSRRLKNRNPILADAFNFMARDEARHAGFLNKSMADFNLSLDLSYLTKNRTYTFFPPEWIIYTVYLSEKIGYWRYILVYRHMEKHPEHQIYPLFRKFESWCQDENRHGDFFKALLRSQPQLWNNWRARLWVRFFLLSVFATHTLTVFERATFYQSIGIDPREYNTRVIQETNNTAARAFPLILNTNHPEFFRRLEKCSDLNLKLAEINNSDAYGGKLRSPIFKFCQKLPLIASIVGHLLQTYLIKPVDAESLRGTVH
- the hemN gene encoding oxygen-independent coproporphyrinogen III oxidase, which translates into the protein MVFLLPGVKFDLDLIQKYDTRAPRYTSYPPATELSETFTETDFKAAIAASNQRKTPMSLYFHIPFCQSACYFCGCNTVISNNKNIAKPYVESLAQDIKNTAALIDPDRKVLQIHWGGGTPNYLDRDQIEFLWKNINRHFNIDPQAEISIEINPRYIDKNYIFFLREIGFNRISFGIQDFNSQVQVAINRVQPVEMLFDVMSWVKEAKFESVNVDLIYGLPYQTRETFRETLKKTVELDPDRIVVFNFAYIPWIKPTQKNIPQEALPPAEEKLEILKMTIEELTSNQYLFIGMDHFAKTNDELAIAQRNGTLKRNFQGYTTHAETELFGFGSTSISMLEDAYAQNHKELKDYYQAVAADALPISKGIKLTQNDIIRRDVIMGIMSHFQLHKQDIENKYDINFDEYFSEELEALKPLEADGLVNLSKNQIQITDIGRLLVRNIAVIFDTHTRTRQTKFSRAI